One Pseudomonas tolaasii NCPPB 2192 genomic window carries:
- a CDS encoding 2-hydroxy-3-oxopropionate reductase has product MAKIGFIGTGIMGEPMAANLQKAGHQLFLSEHHGKAPQALIDAGAVALANPQQVAQEAEFIIVMVPDTPQVDDVLFRKDGVAAGLSPNKVVIDMSSISPTATKAFAAKINETGAQYLDAPVSGGEVGAKAGTLSIMVGGEPQTFERALPLFQSMGKNITLVGSNGDGQTAKVANQIIVALNIQAVAEALLFASKNGADPAKVREALMGGFASSKILEVHGERMIKGTFDPGFRINLHQKDLNLALAGAKELGINLPNTAGTQQVFSTCTALGGGNWDHSALIKGLEHMANFSIRDK; this is encoded by the coding sequence ATGGCTAAAATCGGCTTTATCGGCACCGGCATCATGGGCGAACCCATGGCCGCCAACCTGCAAAAGGCAGGTCACCAGTTGTTCCTTTCCGAACACCACGGCAAGGCCCCGCAAGCCCTGATCGACGCCGGCGCGGTGGCGTTGGCCAACCCGCAACAGGTCGCGCAGGAAGCCGAGTTCATCATCGTGATGGTGCCGGATACCCCGCAAGTCGATGACGTGTTGTTCCGCAAAGACGGCGTGGCTGCCGGCCTGTCGCCAAACAAAGTGGTGATCGACATGAGCTCGATCTCGCCCACCGCCACCAAAGCCTTCGCCGCGAAGATCAACGAGACCGGCGCGCAGTACCTCGATGCGCCGGTGTCCGGTGGTGAAGTCGGCGCCAAGGCCGGCACCCTGAGCATCATGGTCGGCGGCGAGCCGCAGACCTTCGAACGCGCCCTGCCGCTGTTCCAGAGCATGGGCAAGAACATCACCCTGGTGGGCAGCAATGGCGACGGTCAAACCGCCAAGGTCGCCAACCAGATCATCGTCGCGCTGAACATCCAGGCGGTGGCCGAAGCACTGCTGTTCGCCTCGAAAAACGGCGCCGACCCGGCCAAGGTGCGTGAGGCGTTGATGGGCGGTTTCGCGTCGTCGAAAATCCTCGAAGTGCACGGCGAGCGCATGATCAAGGGCACCTTTGATCCGGGCTTCCGCATTAACCTGCACCAAAAGGACTTGAACCTGGCGCTGGCCGGCGCCAAGGAGCTGGGGATCAACCTGCCCAACACTGCCGGCACCCAGCAAGTGTTCAGCACCTGCACCGCGCTGGGCGGCGGCAACTGGGACCACTCGGCGCTGATCAAGGGCCTGGAGCATATGGCGAATTTTTCGATTCGCGATAAGTAA
- a CDS encoding glycerate kinase type-2 family protein — MSVDPQHLLRELFATAIDAAHPRQVLEPYLPADRSGRVIVIGAGKAAAAMALVVENCWQGEVTGLVVTRYGHGAPCKKIEVVEAAHPVPDAAGLAVAQRVLDLISNLGEDDRVIFLLSGGGSALLALPAEGITLADKQAINKALLKSGATIGEMNCVRKHLSAIKGGRLAKAAWPATVYTYAISDVPGDQATVIASGPTVGDPSTSQQALAILKRYNIDAPASVRSWLQNPASETVKPGDPVLARSHFQLIARPQQSLEAVAVKVRQAGFSPLILGDLEGEARDVAKVHAGIARQIVQHGQPLAAPCVILSGGETTVTVRGNGRGGRNAEFLLSLTDSLKGLPGVYALAGDTDGIDGSEDNAGAIMTPCSYSRAEALGLSASDELDNNNGYGYFAALDGLIVTEPTRTNVNDFRAILILGNPAHDA; from the coding sequence ATGTCGGTCGATCCGCAACACCTGCTTCGCGAGCTGTTTGCCACAGCCATCGACGCCGCCCACCCCCGGCAAGTCCTTGAACCTTATCTGCCCGCCGACCGCAGCGGCCGCGTGATCGTGATCGGCGCCGGCAAGGCTGCCGCCGCCATGGCGCTGGTTGTGGAAAACTGCTGGCAGGGTGAGGTCACCGGCCTGGTGGTCACCCGCTACGGCCATGGCGCGCCCTGCAAAAAAATCGAAGTGGTCGAAGCCGCACACCCCGTGCCCGACGCCGCCGGCCTCGCCGTGGCCCAGCGCGTGCTGGATCTGATCAGCAACCTCGGCGAAGACGACCGCGTGATTTTCCTGCTCTCCGGCGGCGGCTCTGCATTGCTCGCGCTGCCCGCCGAAGGCATCACCCTGGCCGACAAACAGGCCATCAACAAAGCCCTGCTTAAATCCGGCGCGACCATTGGCGAGATGAACTGCGTGCGCAAGCATCTCTCGGCCATCAAGGGCGGCCGACTGGCCAAAGCCGCGTGGCCGGCAACCGTTTACACCTACGCGATTTCCGACGTGCCGGGCGACCAGGCCACGGTGATTGCCTCCGGCCCTACGGTCGGCGACCCGAGCACCTCGCAACAAGCCCTGGCGATCCTCAAGCGCTACAACATCGACGCCCCCGCCTCGGTACGCAGCTGGTTGCAGAACCCGGCCTCGGAAACCGTCAAACCCGGCGACCCGGTACTTGCCCGCAGCCATTTCCAGCTGATCGCGCGTCCGCAGCAATCCCTCGAAGCGGTGGCTGTCAAAGTCCGTCAGGCCGGTTTCAGCCCGCTGATTCTCGGTGACCTCGAAGGCGAAGCGCGGGACGTCGCCAAAGTGCACGCCGGTATCGCCCGGCAGATCGTGCAGCACGGTCAGCCACTGGCGGCGCCGTGCGTGATTCTGTCGGGCGGCGAAACCACCGTCACCGTGCGCGGCAATGGCCGTGGCGGGCGTAACGCCGAGTTCCTGCTGAGCCTCACCGACAGCCTCAAGGGCCTGCCCGGTGTGTACGCCCTGGCCGGTGACACCGATGGCATCGACGGCTCCGAAGACAACGCCGGCGCGATCATGACGCCGTGCAGCTATTCCCGCGCCGAAGCCTTGGGCCTGTCGGCCAGCGATGAGCTGGACAACAACAATGGCTACGGCTATTTCGCTGCCCTCGACGGGCTGATCGTCACCGAGCCGACACGCACCAACGTCAACGACTTCCGCGCCATTCTGATCCTGGGGAACCCTGCACATGACGCCTGA
- the pyk gene encoding pyruvate kinase, giving the protein MTPDKKVKILATLGPATDGIDDIRELVEAGVNIFRLNFSHGDHADHAQRYQWIRQVERQLNYPLGILMDLQGPKLRIGKFAEGKVQLVRGQALRLDLDPTPGDHCRVNLPHPEIIAALEPGMDLLLDDGKLRLRVITKHADAIDTTVLNGGELSDRKGVNVPQALLELSPLTAKDRRDLSFGLELGVDWVALSFVQRPEDIREARELIGDKAFLMAKIEKPSAVQRLQEIAELSDAIMVARGDLGVEVPAESVPQIQKDIISTCRQLGKPVVVATQMLESMRFSPAPTRAEVTDVANAVAEGADAVMLSAETASGEYPLEAVQMMSKIIRQVENGPDYQTQLDVSRPKADATVSDAISCAIRRISSILPVAVLVNYSESGSSSLRAARERPVAPILNLTPNLSTARRLSVAWGVHSVVNDRLRQVDEVCSTALEIAQAQGMAQRGDTLVITAGVPFGQPGSTNSLRIETLI; this is encoded by the coding sequence ATGACGCCTGACAAGAAGGTCAAAATCCTCGCCACCCTGGGCCCGGCCACCGACGGCATCGATGACATCCGCGAGCTGGTGGAAGCCGGGGTAAATATCTTTCGCCTCAACTTCAGCCATGGCGACCACGCCGATCACGCCCAGCGTTACCAGTGGATTCGCCAGGTGGAACGCCAGCTGAATTACCCGCTGGGCATCCTCATGGACCTGCAAGGGCCAAAGCTGCGCATCGGCAAGTTTGCCGAGGGCAAGGTGCAACTGGTGCGTGGTCAGGCGCTGCGCCTGGACCTGGACCCGACGCCGGGCGACCACTGCCGGGTCAACCTGCCCCACCCGGAAATCATCGCGGCGCTGGAACCCGGCATGGACCTGCTGCTGGACGACGGCAAGCTGCGCCTGCGCGTGATCACCAAGCATGCCGACGCCATCGACACCACCGTGCTCAATGGCGGCGAATTGTCTGACCGCAAAGGCGTAAACGTCCCGCAAGCCTTGCTGGAACTCAGCCCATTGACTGCCAAGGACCGGCGCGACCTGAGCTTTGGCCTGGAGTTGGGCGTGGACTGGGTGGCGCTGTCATTCGTGCAACGCCCGGAAGACATCCGCGAAGCCCGCGAGCTGATCGGCGACAAGGCCTTTTTGATGGCCAAGATCGAAAAGCCTTCGGCCGTGCAACGCCTGCAGGAAATCGCCGAGCTGAGCGACGCAATCATGGTGGCCAGAGGCGACCTGGGTGTGGAAGTGCCCGCCGAAAGCGTGCCGCAGATTCAGAAAGACATCATCAGCACCTGCCGCCAGTTGGGCAAACCGGTGGTGGTGGCCACACAGATGCTCGAATCCATGCGCTTCTCGCCGGCGCCCACTCGCGCAGAAGTCACGGATGTGGCCAACGCGGTCGCCGAAGGCGCGGACGCGGTAATGCTCTCCGCCGAAACCGCTTCGGGCGAGTACCCGCTGGAAGCCGTGCAGATGATGAGCAAGATCATCCGCCAAGTGGAAAACGGCCCGGATTACCAGACTCAGCTGGATGTGAGCCGACCTAAAGCCGATGCCACGGTGTCGGACGCCATCAGCTGCGCGATTCGCCGCATCAGCAGCATTTTGCCGGTGGCGGTGCTGGTGAACTACAGCGAGTCCGGCAGCTCCAGCCTGCGCGCGGCGCGGGAACGGCCGGTGGCGCCGATCCTCAACCTCACGCCTAACCTGTCCACCGCCAGGCGCTTGAGCGTGGCGTGGGGTGTGCATTCGGTGGTCAATGACCGGCTGCGGCAAGTGGATGAGGTGTGCTCCACGGCGCTGGAGATTGCCCAGGCCCAGGGCATGGCGCAGCGCGGGGATACGTTGGTGATTACGGCGGGGGTGCCGTTTGGGCAGCCGGGGTCCACCAACTCGCTGCGCATCGAGACGTTGATTTAG